A stretch of Rhododendron vialii isolate Sample 1 chromosome 4a, ASM3025357v1 DNA encodes these proteins:
- the LOC131321953 gene encoding F-box protein At5g07610-like, whose product MSKRRKQFLTSTPNSPEKYSPAVAIVGSNLDLVTETLLRVPAKSLIKFKCVSKHWLSLISDSNFAINHTRRNPTPPVSGIYVGAKWSKSLILKDQFSPFSLGGRRGTSSLPALSFLRDAISGDYSKVSHSSNGLFLCRNGNTNYSYIVCNLTTQKFIPLPKPSFTSSGYLSCMEEPYLIFDPTKSPHYKVVLVNSSHLLNASQLAIYTSEFASWKNVSLEPRIDNFRRGVIWNGGIIWRSCSRCEHIYYQLDVDTEKLTVTRVPPDPNLSTCVIYFGECGGRLLLIQLPINDAMEFKVFEMDRDDFRWIVRYRVDLTSLILPNRSRCVISVISVVRGANENDLEVVFYNRGKVYSCNLEYRTMKVLCELSPGEISNFGLAKELHERSYQFIKSLSPV is encoded by the coding sequence ATGTCGAAACGAAGGAAGCAATTTCTCACATCAACTCCAAATTCGCCGGAAAAATACTCGCCGGCGGTGGCAATCGTTGGGAGCAACTTAGATCTGGTAACTGAGACACTTTTACGAGTGCCCGCTAAGTCGCTCATCAAATTCAAGTGTGTGTCCAAACATtggctctctctcatctccgacTCCAACTTTGCTATCAACCATACCCGCCGTAACCCCACTCCTCCCGTCTCCGGCATATACGTGGGCGCCAAATGGTCGAAATCCCTAATCCTAAAGGATCAGTTTTCGCCTTTCTCTCTTGGTGGCCGCCGCGGAACTAGTAGTCTTCCGGCTCTCTCCTTTCTCCGTGATGCTATTTCAGGAGATTATTCAAAGGTAAGCCACTCTTCCAATGGCTTATTTTTGTGTCGCAACGGAAATACGAATTACTCGTACATTGTTTGTAATCTGACCACACAAAAGTTCATACCACTTCCCAAACCTAGTTTCACTTCATCTGGATATCTTTCTTGCATGGAAGAACCTTACTTGATTTTTGATCCTACTAAATCACCTCATTACAAGGTTGTGTTAGTTAATAGTTCTCACCTCCTCAATGCTTCCCAATTGGCTATATACACTTCCGAATTTGCATCTTGGAAGAACGTGAGTCTTGAACCTCGAATTGACAACTTCAGACGCGGTGTCATTTGGAATGGAGGAATTATTTGGAGGAGTTGCTCGAGGTGCGAGCACATCTACTATCAATTGGATGTGGATACAGAGAAGCTGACAGTAACTCGAGTGCCCCCAGACCCTAATCTCTCGACATGTGTGATTTATTttggagaatgtggtggccgtttgcttctcattcaacttcCTATAAATGATGCTATGGAATTCAAAGTGTTTGAGATGGACAGAGATGACTTCCGCTGGATAGTGAGGTACCGGGTAGATCTAACATCCTTAATATTGCCGAATAGAAGTAGATGTGTAATTTCTGTGATAAGTGTTGTGAGAGGAGCAAACGAGAATGATCTCGAAGTGGTGTTCTACAACCGGGGCAAAGTCTATTCCTGTAATCTTGAGTACAGGACAATGAAGGTTCTTTGCGAATTGTCTCCTGGTGAGATTTCAAATTTCGGTCTTGCAAAAGAACTTCACGAAAGGTCTTATCAATTCATCAAAAGTCTATCCCCTGTTTGA
- the LOC131323645 gene encoding F-box protein At5g07610-like: MSKKISTSSRNNPQHPPAAEIIASNVDLLTEILLRVPVKPLVKSKCVSKHWLSLISDSNFAINHTRRNPTPLVSGIYLHSVWRLTEPLNDHVLPVSVSGHHRTSLPTLSFLDGVLPRSQTSASISSNGLMLFCDRDMSYIVCNLTTQKFIQLPKPSGILPGGYSHYLPYLIFDPTKSPCYKVVLVNSSSHFNASQLAIYTSECASWKNSSLSPSIETSIYSAIWNGAIIWMRCKDWRGNCSRHEHTYSRLDVDTEKLTVTRVPSDPSLSKHMLYFGECGGRLLRIQLPSHAATEFSILEMDRDDFRWIVKDRVDLKSLILPNRSSCVISVISIVKGTMENDIAVVFCNRGKVISCNLECRRMKVICELCPGEIASYAPGELDKNYLQFIETVKGACSALISFVITAYDGFSYNIFCHSPLDVTVVVDDSVLEHTLMWLYT, translated from the exons ATGTCGAAAAAGATATCGACCAGTAGTAGAAACAACCCGCAACATCCGCCGGCGGCAGAAATCATCGCGAGCAATGTGGATCTACTAACTGAGATACTTTTACGGGTGCCAGTAAAACCCCTCGTGAAATCCAAGTGTGTATCCAAGCACtggctctctctcatctccgacTCCAACTTTGCTATCAACCACACCCGCCGCAACCCCACTCCACTGGTCTCCGGCATATACTTACACTCCGTTTGGCGCCTTACAGAACCCTTAAATGACCATGTTTTACCAGTctccgtctccggccaccaccGCACTAGTCTCCCCACTCTCTCCTTTCTCGACGGTGTTTTACCAAGATCTCAAACAAGTGCAAGTATCTCTTCCAATGGCTTAATGTTGTTTTGCGATAGAGATATGAGTTATATTGTTTGTAATTTAACCACCCAAAAGTTCATACAACTTCCCAAACCTAGTGGCATTTTACCTGGAGGGTATTCTCATTATCTTCCCTACTTGATTTTCGATCCTACGAAATCACCATGTTACAAGGTTGTGTTGGTCAATAGTTCTAGTCATTTTAATGCTTCCCAATTGGCTATTTACACTTCCGAATGTGCGTCTTGGAAGAACTCGAGTCTCTCACCATCAATTGAGACCTCCATATATAGTGCCATTTGGAATGGAGCAATTATTTGGATGAGATGCAAGGATTGGAGGGGGAATTGCTCGAGGCACGAGCACACCTACTCTCGACTGGACGTGGATACAGAGAAGCTGACAGTAACTCGAGTGCCTTCAGACCCTAGTCTTTCGAAACATATGCTTTATTTCGGAGAATGCGGTGGTCGTTTGCTTCGTATTCAACTTCCTTCTCATGCTGCTACGGAATTTAGCATTCTTGAGATGGACAGAGATGACTTCCGCTGGATTGTCAAGGACCGGGTAGATCTAAAGTCCTTAATATTGCCGAATAGAAGTAGTTGCGTAATTTCAGTGATAAGCATTGTGAAAGGAACAATGGAAAATGATATCGCAGTGGTGTTCTGCAACCGGGGCAAAGTCATTTCCTGTAATCTTGAGTGCAGGAGAATGAAGGTGATTTGTGAGTTGTGCCCTGGTGAGATTGCAAGTTACGCACCAGGGGAACTTGACAAAAATTATCTTCAATTCATCGAAA cTGTAAAAGGTGCTTGTTCAGCTCTAATATCTTTTGTCATCACTGCGTATGATGGATTCTCATATAACATCTTTTGTCACTCG CCCTTAGATGTTACTGTAGTGGTCGATGACTCTGTACTGGAGCATACACTAATGTGGCTTTACACATGA
- the LOC131323646 gene encoding F-box protein At4g22390-like, which translates to MLVFIVYDEKVDIELGKFPSKVELYTQATGSWRSITTVGHPHHIARFNCLQAFVNGAIHWIAFDRRVVNGLTSLIMLFNMGSQAFSVMMMPAALVSQSPSCLGIMPYGESVAVLYYGQPEEGSCCIWVMKEYGVAESWAKLYNINPPGVLYQMVGFRKNGEVLLSMSDNHRRLRCYDCETKTLTNTGYTSSSDAFAADTFMESLVLVKP; encoded by the coding sequence ATGTTGGTGTTTATTGTCTATGACGAGAAGGTGGATATAGAGCTAGGAAAATTTCCTTCCAAGGTTGAGCTTTACACCCAAGCCACAGGATCATGGAGGTCCATCACTACTGTTGGTCATCCACATCACATTGCGCGTTTTAATTGCTTACAGGCTTTTGTTAATGGAGCCATACATTGGATTGCATTTGACAGGAGAGTAGTGAATGGTCTAACCAGTTTGATAATGTTGTTCAATATGGGTTCTCAAGCGTTCTCAGTGATGATGATGCCTGCCGCTCTTGTCAGTCAAAGCCCATCATGCCTGGGCATTATGCCATATGGAGAATCAGTGGCGGTGTTATATTATGGACAACCGGAGGAGGGTTCTTGTTGCATATGGGTGATGAAAGAATACGGAGTTGCAGAATCTTGGGCTAAATTATACAATATTAATCCTCCAGGAGTGTTGTACCAGATGGTAGGATTTAGGAAAAATGGTGAAGTTCTGCTATCAATGAGTGACAATCACAGAAGGCTACGCTGTTACGACTGTGAGACCAAAACTTTGACAAATACTGGATATACCAGTAGTTCTGATGCATTTGCCGCTGATACTTTCATGGAATCCCTAGTTTTAGTGAAGCCATGA